In the Holophagales bacterium genome, one interval contains:
- a CDS encoding lysophospholipid acyltransferase family protein, with amino-acid sequence MSFAVWLIARTPLPLAAALSWLSSWLWWTAIPVRRSLAVANFRAALPGLVPGPPLRQMLRGIILGYFELFRELHRPGTVTLAIDGVEKIVERSRRGRPTLVLATHLGSYDLIGGLLVRRTGVPSTVVVKVPRAPALAALLEKVRTGYGLEILPNKRGSMATIYELAARGQLIGFFLDQRLTRGIPVPFFGRPALTAPSLAVAAAKTGEDVTFLEYWREGVGRHGCRFHDPLSVTGNVEEDTAAFTRLIEEAIRRRPHSWLWLHDRWKGAPEGRAAGDETRG; translated from the coding sequence ATGTCCTTCGCCGTCTGGCTGATTGCCCGGACACCGCTCCCGCTCGCAGCAGCGCTCTCGTGGCTCTCGTCGTGGCTCTGGTGGACCGCGATTCCGGTGCGCCGGAGCCTCGCGGTGGCGAACTTCCGGGCGGCCCTTCCGGGGCTCGTCCCCGGGCCGCCGCTGCGACAGATGCTGCGCGGGATCATCCTCGGGTACTTCGAGCTCTTCCGCGAGCTCCACCGGCCGGGGACCGTGACCCTGGCGATCGACGGCGTCGAGAAGATCGTGGAACGCTCCCGGAGAGGAAGGCCGACTCTCGTCCTCGCGACGCACCTCGGCTCCTACGACCTGATCGGGGGGCTTCTCGTGAGGCGGACCGGGGTCCCCTCGACGGTCGTCGTCAAGGTTCCGCGCGCCCCTGCCCTCGCGGCGCTCCTCGAGAAGGTGCGCACCGGCTACGGCCTCGAGATCCTGCCGAACAAGCGGGGCTCGATGGCGACGATCTACGAGCTCGCCGCCCGGGGCCAGCTGATCGGCTTCTTCCTCGACCAGCGTCTCACGCGCGGGATCCCCGTCCCGTTCTTCGGAAGGCCGGCACTGACCGCCCCGTCTCTCGCCGTCGCCGCGGCGAAGACCGGTGAGGACGTCACCTTCCTCGAGTACTGGCGGGAAGGGGTTGGGCGGCACGGCTGCCGGTTCCACGACCCTCTCTCCGTGACCGGCAACGTCGAGGAGGACACGGCCGCGTTTACGCGTCTCATCGAGGAGGCGATCCGGCGGCGGCCCCACAGCTGGCTCTGGCTGCACGACCGGTGGAAAGGGGCGCCCGAGGGGCGCGCGGCCGGCGACGAAACTCGAGGGTGA
- a CDS encoding carbonic anhydrase — protein sequence MSHDTGPRYTAEEALARLADGNARFVRGDARFPTVQKEVLAALAKGQQPYATILGCSDSRVPPELVFDAGFGELFIVRLAGNVLSPEVAGTMQYAGTHLKTPLFVVLGHEGCGAVHAALQVKFHGARDRSRIEELLQNILPALDGIDPEAPLDERMHAAVEANVRWTLRRIRATPEAQAREAEGIMKLVGAVLSLSTGVVRFLEE from the coding sequence ATGAGTCACGACACGGGTCCCCGTTACACGGCCGAAGAGGCGCTCGCGCGCCTCGCCGACGGCAACGCGCGCTTCGTCCGCGGAGACGCGCGCTTCCCCACCGTGCAGAAGGAAGTCCTCGCGGCGCTCGCGAAGGGACAGCAACCCTACGCGACGATCCTGGGCTGCAGCGACTCGCGCGTCCCCCCCGAGCTCGTTTTCGACGCCGGCTTCGGCGAACTCTTCATCGTCCGCCTCGCGGGAAACGTCCTCTCGCCCGAGGTGGCCGGCACGATGCAGTACGCCGGGACGCACCTGAAGACGCCGCTCTTCGTCGTCCTCGGCCACGAGGGTTGCGGCGCCGTCCACGCCGCCCTGCAGGTGAAGTTCCACGGCGCGCGCGATCGCAGCCGGATCGAGGAGCTCCTGCAGAACATCCTGCCGGCGCTGGACGGCATCGACCCCGAGGCCCCGCTGGACGAGCGGATGCACGCCGCCGTGGAAGCGAACGTCCGGTGGACCCTGCGCCGGATCCGCGCGACGCCCGAAGCGCAGGCACGGGAGGCCGAAGGGATCATGAAGCTCGTCGGCGCGGTCCTGAGCCTCTCGACCGGCGTGGTCCGGTTTCTCGAGGAGTAG
- a CDS encoding cupin domain-containing protein produces MRIAKRDIPVRIDVPGAVARQKTDFGDATGYGAISGEYFSLGAGTDIAPLLQGLEGDLCHAPHWGYVLRGQLTVTFADGTQESPVDGDLFYWPPGHTVKVGADAEVILFSPQREHSEVIDHMLKKMAG; encoded by the coding sequence ATGCGAATCGCCAAGCGAGACATACCGGTGCGCATCGACGTCCCGGGCGCCGTCGCCAGGCAGAAGACGGACTTCGGCGACGCCACGGGGTACGGCGCGATCAGCGGCGAGTACTTCTCGCTCGGCGCCGGCACGGACATCGCACCGCTCCTCCAGGGGCTCGAAGGCGACCTGTGCCACGCTCCCCACTGGGGCTACGTCCTGCGGGGCCAGCTCACCGTCACCTTCGCCGACGGCACGCAGGAATCCCCCGTGGACGGCGACCTCTTCTACTGGCCGCCCGGACACACCGTGAAGGTGGGCGCGGACGCCGAAGTCATCCTGTTCAGCCCGCAGCGCGAGCACAGCGAGGTCATCGACCACATGCTGAAGAAGATGGCCGGCTGA
- a CDS encoding acyl-CoA/acyl-ACP dehydrogenase produces MTMTASPTATKTGTDWARLAREIGDTFGPSAADRDRSGEISLEAFESLRKTGATSALVPVEFGGGGASHAEVGGLLRELGRRDPSTAVAFSMHCHLVAAQVWRHRHGVDASALFRKVVADRAVLISTGASDWVASSGSARRVEGGYRVNARKSPASGCEAGHVLVTSIRWGDAPDGPKVLHCAVPFGAEGVRIERTWDTLGLRATGSHTVVLDEVFVPDAAVSLIRPADQWHPVWNVVIGAAMPLILSAYLGIADAAVELARDAVAGRPAPHTFQLLGEMVNAHTTAADVVAAAYLDADDLRFAGTDDLASRTLARKTVATGALIETVRLAIEVAGGVGYTRSSDLERLYRDVHGCLFHPLPRARQTTFTGRVALGLSPVE; encoded by the coding sequence ATGACGATGACCGCCAGCCCCACCGCAACGAAGACGGGAACCGACTGGGCCCGGCTCGCCCGTGAGATCGGAGACACGTTCGGGCCCTCTGCCGCCGATCGCGACCGCAGCGGCGAGATCTCACTCGAGGCGTTCGAGAGCCTTCGAAAGACGGGAGCGACGAGCGCCCTCGTGCCGGTCGAGTTCGGCGGCGGCGGCGCGTCGCACGCCGAGGTCGGCGGGCTCCTGCGCGAGCTCGGACGGCGCGACCCCTCGACGGCCGTCGCGTTCTCGATGCACTGCCACCTCGTCGCCGCGCAGGTCTGGCGGCACCGCCACGGGGTGGACGCCTCCGCGCTGTTTCGCAAGGTCGTCGCCGACCGTGCCGTCCTGATCAGCACGGGAGCCTCGGACTGGGTCGCCTCCAGCGGCAGCGCCCGGCGGGTCGAAGGCGGCTACCGGGTGAACGCCCGGAAGTCTCCGGCGAGCGGGTGCGAGGCCGGGCACGTCCTCGTGACGAGCATCCGCTGGGGCGACGCCCCTGACGGTCCGAAGGTGCTGCACTGCGCGGTGCCGTTCGGCGCCGAGGGCGTCCGCATCGAGCGGACGTGGGACACGCTCGGTCTTCGCGCCACCGGCTCCCACACCGTGGTGCTCGACGAGGTCTTCGTCCCCGATGCCGCGGTGTCGCTGATTCGCCCTGCCGACCAGTGGCACCCCGTCTGGAACGTCGTGATCGGCGCGGCGATGCCCCTCATCCTGTCGGCCTACCTCGGGATCGCCGATGCCGCGGTCGAGCTGGCGCGGGACGCCGTCGCGGGGCGTCCCGCGCCCCACACGTTCCAGCTGCTCGGCGAGATGGTCAACGCCCACACGACCGCGGCCGACGTCGTCGCGGCGGCGTACCTGGACGCCGACGACCTCAGGTTTGCCGGCACCGACGATCTCGCGAGCCGCACGCTCGCCCGCAAGACGGTGGCCACCGGCGCGCTGATCGAGACGGTGCGTCTCGCGATCGAGGTCGCGGGCGGCGTCGGCTACACCCGCAGCTCCGACCTCGAGCGGCTCTATCGCGACGTCCACGGCTGCCTCTTCCACCCGCTCCCGCGCGCGCGACAGACCACCTTCACCGGGAGGGTGGCGCTGGGCCTCAGCCCGGTGGAGTGA
- a CDS encoding winged helix-turn-helix transcriptional regulator, with protein MLVGTTRFNELARGLPGLSRSLLTRRLRQLERAGLVERVRNEYLLTGSGRELEPIVFGIGAWGARWTFGDPETAELDAELLVWWMHTRLDTSELPGRRQVFSVRFTDDSRRFWIVIESGSPSVCTTDPGFEVDVTIRTDVGTLYQVWLGRVPLQDALRSGLVAFEGAAALTRRMPVILRLSPVAAIVSAAREAPPSRSHTT; from the coding sequence ATGCTCGTCGGCACGACCCGGTTCAACGAGCTCGCGCGCGGGCTGCCCGGCCTCTCGCGAAGTCTCCTGACGCGGAGGCTCCGACAGCTCGAACGGGCAGGCCTCGTCGAACGCGTCCGGAACGAGTACCTACTGACCGGGTCCGGGCGCGAGCTCGAGCCGATCGTGTTCGGGATCGGCGCGTGGGGCGCGCGCTGGACCTTCGGTGATCCCGAGACCGCCGAGCTCGATGCCGAGCTCCTCGTATGGTGGATGCACACCCGGCTCGACACCTCCGAGCTCCCCGGCAGGCGGCAGGTCTTCAGCGTGCGGTTCACCGACGACAGCAGGCGGTTCTGGATCGTGATCGAGTCGGGCTCTCCCTCGGTGTGCACGACCGATCCCGGCTTCGAGGTCGACGTCACCATCCGCACCGACGTCGGGACGCTCTACCAGGTCTGGCTGGGGCGCGTGCCCCTTCAGGACGCACTCCGTTCGGGACTCGTCGCGTTCGAAGGGGCCGCAGCACTCACCCGCCGGATGCCGGTGATCCTCCGGTTGAGCCCCGTCGCCGCCATCGTGAGCGCGGCCCGGGAAGCCCCGCCCTCCCGGTCGCATACGACCTGA
- a CDS encoding serine/threonine protein kinase has protein sequence MSQKIDSIVRAVRALADPAARKDYLDEACGGDEALRARVEASLQADEPTVDHTWAPGPISSAETLAATGGARAVPHLEGPGTQLGPYRLLERLGEGGFGTVFLAEQEEPIVRRVAVKILKPGMDTQKVVTRFELERQALAMMDHPNIARVIDAGATPMGRPFFVMDLVVGAPISEYCDRNGLSVEARLELFAQVCNAVQHAHTKGIIHRDIKPSNVLVSTHDGKPHAKVIDFGIAKAMADRPAGETLFTVDGAMIGTPEYMSPEQAEGSLDIDTRTDVYSLGVLLYELLTGSTPFSTRELQAAGLAEVRRIIREVDPPKPSTRLGHSADTLATAAAKRQTAPKRLSAIVRGELDWIVMRALEKDRQRRYPTANALGMDVQRYLGGEPVVAAPPGAAYRVGKFVRRHRGGVLAASAVAVALVVGVVAFAWQAKVARGQRDRAVAAEAQAQMRAGELRKVSDFQAAMLAQVDPATAGRMLTKEVTAGFERALAQAGVPERARAAQVAGFSGQWSRVNATDAARNLIDLTILKPAVRAIDTRFADQPAVDAQLRQVLADLYKTLGLYEAAQPLQDRALETRRRVLGEGREETLRSLGAKGDLLRAQGKLAEAEPFLRDAMERSRRVLGVEHPFTLVSMNNLGYALHLQGRHAEAEPLCREALEKMRRVLGEDHREALATQGNLALVLQSLGRLEEAEAVHRDSLGRHRRALGEEAPETVTAVNNLGFLLLVQGRFVEAEPLLREALEKFRRVLGEEHPDTIVAINNMGYVLQYQGKLAEAEPYEREAVEKNRRAVGADHPNTLAAMNNLALLLQDLNKYAEAEALLRETLAARRRVLGEEHPDTIACLGNLGRFLQAVDRLAEAEPVLSETLEKKRRVRGVDHPDTLTSINNYGVVLEAMGRLAEAETYYRDAMEKCRRVLGEGHPNTFITTINTGGVLQAQGRNAEAVKVLDGVEPAARNAFKGANARWVAKLLTRRGKAFTSLGRFDAAEKDLLEARPLFVSSRGEKHKETRECLQAIADLAAAREAAAAGRGRK, from the coding sequence GTGTCGCAGAAGATCGATTCCATCGTGCGGGCCGTGCGAGCGCTGGCCGACCCGGCAGCCCGCAAGGACTATCTCGACGAGGCCTGCGGGGGCGACGAGGCGCTGAGAGCCCGCGTCGAAGCGAGCCTCCAGGCGGACGAACCGACCGTCGACCACACCTGGGCACCGGGCCCGATCTCGTCCGCCGAGACGCTCGCGGCGACCGGCGGCGCGCGAGCCGTGCCTCACCTCGAGGGGCCGGGCACGCAGCTCGGGCCCTACCGGCTCCTGGAGAGGCTCGGGGAAGGCGGCTTCGGCACGGTCTTCCTCGCGGAGCAGGAGGAGCCGATCGTCCGGCGCGTCGCGGTGAAGATCCTCAAGCCCGGGATGGACACGCAGAAGGTCGTGACGCGCTTCGAGCTGGAGCGCCAGGCCCTCGCGATGATGGATCACCCCAACATCGCGCGCGTCATCGACGCGGGGGCGACGCCGATGGGGCGCCCCTTCTTCGTCATGGATCTCGTCGTCGGCGCTCCGATCTCGGAGTACTGCGACCGCAACGGGCTGTCGGTCGAGGCGCGGCTCGAGCTCTTCGCCCAGGTCTGCAACGCCGTCCAGCACGCCCACACGAAGGGGATCATCCACCGCGACATCAAGCCGTCGAACGTCCTCGTCTCGACCCACGACGGAAAGCCCCACGCCAAGGTCATCGACTTCGGCATCGCCAAGGCGATGGCGGACAGGCCTGCCGGAGAGACGCTCTTCACCGTGGACGGGGCGATGATCGGCACGCCCGAGTACATGAGCCCGGAGCAGGCCGAGGGCTCGCTCGACATCGACACGCGCACCGACGTCTATTCCCTCGGCGTCCTCCTCTACGAGCTGCTGACCGGGTCCACGCCGTTCAGCACGCGCGAGCTGCAGGCCGCCGGGCTGGCCGAGGTGCGGCGGATCATCCGCGAGGTCGACCCGCCGAAGCCCTCCACGCGCCTCGGCCACTCCGCCGACACGCTGGCGACCGCCGCCGCGAAGCGGCAGACGGCCCCGAAACGCCTGTCGGCAATCGTCCGTGGTGAGCTCGACTGGATCGTCATGAGGGCGCTCGAGAAGGACCGGCAGAGGCGCTACCCGACGGCCAACGCCCTGGGGATGGACGTGCAGCGCTACCTGGGCGGCGAGCCGGTGGTCGCGGCGCCACCGGGCGCGGCGTATCGCGTGGGCAAGTTCGTGAGACGCCATCGGGGCGGCGTCCTGGCGGCATCCGCCGTGGCCGTAGCTCTCGTCGTCGGCGTCGTCGCCTTCGCCTGGCAGGCAAAGGTCGCGCGCGGCCAGCGCGACCGCGCCGTGGCCGCGGAAGCCCAGGCTCAGATGAGGGCCGGGGAGCTCCGGAAGGTCTCCGACTTCCAGGCGGCGATGCTCGCCCAGGTCGACCCGGCGACGGCGGGGCGGATGCTCACGAAGGAGGTCACGGCCGGGTTCGAGAGGGCGCTCGCGCAGGCCGGCGTGCCCGAACGGGCCCGCGCGGCGCAGGTGGCGGGCTTTTCCGGGCAGTGGAGCCGCGTCAACGCTACCGACGCGGCCCGCAACCTCATCGACCTCACGATCCTGAAGCCGGCGGTCAGGGCGATCGACACGCGGTTCGCGGACCAGCCGGCCGTCGACGCGCAGCTCCGCCAGGTGCTGGCCGACCTCTACAAGACCCTCGGACTCTACGAGGCCGCGCAGCCGCTCCAGGACCGGGCGCTCGAGACCCGGAGGCGCGTCCTGGGCGAGGGGCGCGAGGAGACTCTCCGTTCGCTCGGCGCCAAGGGCGACCTCCTCCGCGCGCAGGGAAAGCTGGCCGAGGCCGAGCCGTTCCTGCGCGACGCGATGGAGCGGAGCCGTCGCGTCCTGGGCGTCGAGCACCCGTTCACCCTCGTGTCGATGAACAACCTCGGCTACGCGCTCCATCTGCAGGGCCGGCATGCCGAGGCCGAGCCGCTCTGCCGCGAAGCGCTCGAGAAGATGCGCCGTGTCCTGGGCGAAGACCACCGGGAGGCGCTGGCGACGCAGGGCAACCTGGCCCTCGTCCTGCAGTCGCTCGGCCGGCTGGAGGAGGCCGAGGCGGTCCATCGCGACTCCCTCGGGCGGCACCGCCGCGCGCTCGGCGAGGAGGCTCCCGAGACCGTCACCGCCGTCAACAACCTCGGTTTCCTGCTGCTTGTCCAGGGGCGCTTCGTCGAAGCCGAGCCGCTCCTGCGCGAGGCGCTGGAGAAGTTCCGCCGGGTGCTCGGCGAGGAGCACCCGGACACGATCGTGGCGATCAACAACATGGGTTACGTCCTGCAATACCAGGGGAAGCTGGCGGAGGCGGAGCCTTACGAGCGCGAGGCGGTCGAGAAGAACCGAAGAGCGGTCGGCGCGGACCACCCGAACACGCTCGCGGCGATGAACAACCTCGCCCTCCTGCTGCAGGACCTGAACAAGTACGCCGAGGCCGAGGCGCTCCTGCGCGAGACGCTCGCGGCGCGGCGGCGCGTGCTCGGCGAGGAGCACCCCGACACCATCGCCTGCCTCGGGAACCTCGGCCGATTTTTGCAGGCCGTGGACCGGCTCGCCGAGGCGGAGCCCGTCCTCAGCGAGACCCTCGAGAAGAAACGCCGCGTCCGCGGCGTCGATCACCCCGACACCCTCACGTCGATCAACAACTACGGGGTCGTCCTCGAAGCCATGGGGCGCCTGGCGGAGGCGGAGACGTACTACCGGGACGCGATGGAGAAGTGCCGGCGCGTCCTCGGCGAAGGGCATCCCAACACGTTCATCACGACGATCAACACGGGCGGCGTGCTGCAGGCCCAGGGCAGGAACGCCGAGGCCGTGAAGGTCCTCGACGGCGTCGAGCCCGCGGCCCGCAACGCATTCAAAGGTGCGAATGCCCGCTGGGTCGCCAAGCTCCTGACGCGACGGGGCAAGGCCTTCACGTCCCTCGGCCGCTTCGACGCCGCCGAGAAGGACCTCCTCGAGGCCCGTCCGCTCTTCGTCTCGAGCCGCGGCGAGAAACACAAGGAGACGCGGGAGTGCCTCCAGGCGATTGCCGACCTCGCCGCCGCCCGGGAGGCGGCAGCGGCGGGCCGAGGCCGAAAGTAG